From Sebaldella sp. S0638, a single genomic window includes:
- a CDS encoding DKNYY domain-containing protein encodes MDPEKVKPVGESLEIYYISDGEKIYVQRGFYMTGIIENVNMKTFETLENGYSKDSKKVYYLTTELENPDVKTFKVLNKFYAKDKNNVYYKNEKVLGADAKTFKVLTFETSYGEDKNIGFEYGKMILPPHPID; translated from the coding sequence ATGGATCCAGAAAAAGTTAAACCTGTCGGGGAAAGCTTGGAAATATATTATATATCAGACGGAGAAAAAATTTATGTTCAGAGAGGGTTTTATATGACCGGAATAATTGAAAATGTGAATATGAAAACATTTGAAACATTGGAAAACGGCTATTCAAAGGACAGCAAAAAAGTATATTATTTGACAACAGAACTAGAAAATCCAGATGTAAAAACATTTAAAGTCTTAAACAAATTTTATGCTAAAGATAAAAATAATGTTTATTATAAAAATGAGAAAGTTTTGGGGGCAGATGCGAAAACATTCAAAGTCCTTACTTTTGAAACAAGTTACGGGGAGGATAAAAATATAGGATTTGAATATGGAAAAATGATTTTACCTCCGCATCCAATTGATTAA